One Xyrauchen texanus isolate HMW12.3.18 chromosome 34, RBS_HiC_50CHRs, whole genome shotgun sequence genomic window carries:
- the LOC127627466 gene encoding uncharacterized protein LOC127627466 produces TDASKLGWGTVCNGRAATGQWNRGPLRWHINCLELLAIFLALKKFLPLIRGKHVLVRTDSTTVVAYINRQGGVRSLHMSQLARRLLLWSQQRLESLRATHIPGNLNVIADALSRQNLPGGEWRLHPQSVQLIWDRFGKAQVDLSASQETSHCPLWYGLTEAPLGTDALAHSWPEGLRKYAFPPVSLLAQVLCKVREDKEQVTLVAPYWPNRMWFSDLTLLMTAPPWRIPLRKDLLSQGRGTLWHPH; encoded by the coding sequence accgacgcctccaaattgggttggggcaccgtgtgcaacgggcgcgcagccacaggccagtggaaccgaggcccgctgcgctggcacatcaactgcctagagctgctggccatttttcttgccctgaagaaatttctaccgttgattcgtggcaagcatgtcctagtcaggacagacagcaccacggtggtggcctacataaaccgccaaggcggagtacgctccctccacatgtcacagctcgcccgtcgtctcctcctgtggagtcagcagcgactggagtcactgcgcgccactcacatccccggcaacctcaatgtgatagcggacgcgctgtcaaggcaaaacttgcccggcggagagtggaggctccacccccaatcggtccagctgatttgggacaggttcggcaaggcccaggtagacctgtctgcctcccaggaaacctcccactgtccgctctggtatggcctcacagaggctccccttgggacagatgctctggcgcacagctggcccgaggggctgcgcaagtacgcttttcccccagtgagccttcttgcacaggtgctatgcaaggtcagggaggacaaggagcaagtcactctggtggccccctactggcccaaccggatgtggttttcggatctcacgctcctcatgacagcccctccctggcgaattcccctgagaaaggaccttctttctcagggacggggcacgctctggcatccgcat